The Anaeromusa acidaminophila DSM 3853 genome has a window encoding:
- a CDS encoding methyl-accepting chemotaxis protein, producing MWNFARVNKEVEALNQFIKKLLRGEWGRNLPVSFYHKLLPIAESVNALIKDVRHFVQQSQMAAAKVAAAVGQARDALGKTAAEGEVVSQEARTCRDSAWQLEQQAKEAEELMAGVHASSQTMLQVAEGIHESSVDARKRAEQGKLAVQGVGESMTGIRLQSTELADKISALSLTAQAIQQLLTSIHGIASQTQLLSLNASIEAARAGEHGRGFAVVAEEIQVLSEGSSKAAREAAVLLAQIEGGVRAAEQAMTEEEKAVTEGQVAVREALEHLEAIQEASRTTELKLAEAGAVRQEQAATVQQMAQVARRINEYCQQLRQCAERTEEALVRQKESQEEALAMETILQQVAEGLQKETSRIRLAEADGEVQKQTTKILQEVTALAAEISHLPETAQEKKLEQWLQGRKNLEAVWSNREDGSFIVSLPPAGLANANGREWFRRALLEGSYVSEVYVSAISGQPCVTVAVSCGSEAGEKQVIGVDLSLNSQK from the coding sequence ATGTGGAATTTTGCAAGAGTTAATAAAGAAGTTGAAGCGTTGAATCAGTTCATCAAAAAACTTCTCCGAGGAGAGTGGGGGCGGAATTTGCCGGTATCTTTTTACCATAAGTTGCTCCCGATAGCTGAGTCCGTCAATGCATTGATAAAAGATGTCCGTCACTTCGTGCAACAGTCGCAGATGGCTGCGGCTAAGGTAGCGGCTGCAGTGGGGCAGGCTCGAGACGCACTGGGAAAAACCGCCGCAGAAGGAGAAGTGGTGTCGCAGGAAGCGAGAACATGCAGAGATTCGGCTTGGCAGCTAGAGCAACAGGCCAAAGAGGCGGAAGAGCTTATGGCCGGAGTGCATGCCTCGTCCCAAACGATGCTGCAGGTAGCGGAAGGAATTCACGAGAGCAGCGTGGATGCGCGTAAACGAGCGGAGCAAGGTAAGCTGGCTGTACAAGGCGTAGGAGAATCTATGACGGGAATTCGGCTGCAATCGACGGAGTTGGCGGATAAAATCAGCGCTCTGTCGCTGACTGCGCAGGCGATACAACAGTTGCTCACCTCGATTCACGGCATTGCTTCTCAGACGCAGCTGCTTTCGCTGAATGCCAGTATTGAGGCGGCGCGCGCAGGAGAGCATGGGAGAGGCTTCGCGGTAGTGGCCGAAGAAATCCAGGTTTTATCCGAAGGAAGCAGTAAAGCGGCTCGTGAGGCGGCGGTGTTGTTGGCTCAGATTGAAGGCGGCGTGCGAGCAGCGGAGCAGGCTATGACGGAAGAAGAAAAAGCGGTGACGGAAGGGCAAGTCGCGGTAAGAGAGGCTCTTGAACATTTAGAAGCCATTCAAGAAGCCAGTCGGACGACGGAACTAAAGCTGGCGGAAGCGGGCGCTGTGCGCCAGGAGCAGGCGGCGACGGTACAACAAATGGCTCAAGTCGCCAGACGGATTAATGAGTATTGCCAGCAGCTTCGGCAATGTGCGGAGCGGACGGAAGAAGCGCTGGTCCGGCAGAAAGAGTCACAAGAAGAGGCTTTAGCCATGGAAACGATTCTGCAGCAAGTAGCGGAGGGGTTGCAAAAGGAAACTTCACGGATACGCTTAGCGGAGGCGGACGGCGAGGTGCAAAAGCAGACAACGAAAATTCTGCAAGAAGTAACGGCGTTGGCGGCGGAGATTTCTCATCTGCCTGAAACGGCGCAGGAAAAGAAACTGGAACAATGGCTGCAGGGGCGTAAAAACCTGGAGGCAGTTTGGTCCAATCGCGAGGACGGCAGTTTTATTGTTTCTTTGCCGCCGGCAGGTTTGGCCAATGCCAATGGCAGGGAATGGTTTCGCCGGGCCTTGTTGGAGGGATCCTATGTATCGGAGGTATATGTTTCTGCCATTTCCGGCCAGCCTTGCGTAACCGTTGCTGTTTCCTGCGGCAGCGAGGCAGGAGAAAAGCAAGTTATAGGCGTCGATTTGTCTTTGAACTCACAAAAATAG
- a CDS encoding trimeric intracellular cation channel family protein, whose amino-acid sequence MVLSGFEYLGTVAFAISGAMVGIRKKMDVFGIAVLAVTTAVGGGILRDVLVGHTPPTAFLDPTFTLLALASAILTCFAHSWLVRITNVVQLCDAVGLGAFTAVGASLAITYDLNTLYIMVFLGAATGIGGGVLRDIFARDIPFVFQQEIYALASIAGGVALYYAQWQLPLWQAMYLCFLLTLGIRLLCVHYNIHLPKIGRE is encoded by the coding sequence ATGGTGCTGAGCGGCTTTGAATATTTGGGAACCGTAGCTTTTGCCATTTCCGGCGCAATGGTGGGGATTCGCAAGAAGATGGATGTTTTTGGGATTGCTGTTCTAGCGGTGACGACTGCCGTGGGCGGAGGGATTTTACGAGATGTGCTGGTGGGGCATACGCCGCCGACGGCCTTTTTAGATCCGACGTTTACCTTGCTGGCGTTGGCTTCCGCTATTTTGACTTGCTTTGCTCATTCTTGGCTGGTGCGGATCACTAATGTGGTGCAACTATGCGATGCCGTGGGACTGGGAGCGTTTACCGCTGTCGGCGCCAGCTTGGCGATTACGTACGATCTAAATACGTTATATATCATGGTTTTTCTAGGAGCTGCAACCGGTATTGGCGGCGGTGTTTTGCGAGATATTTTTGCCAGAGATATTCCTTTTGTATTTCAACAGGAGATTTATGCGCTGGCATCCATTGCGGGCGGCGTGGCTCTTTATTACGCTCAGTGGCAGCTGCCTCTTTGGCAGGCTATGTATTTGTGTTTCTTACTGACTTTGGGGATTCGCTTGCTTTGCGTACACTACAATATCCATTTGCCTAAAATAGGACGCGAGTAA
- a CDS encoding aspartate/glutamate racemase family protein, which produces MAMIGVLGGMGPMATADLFVKMIENTKAQTDQEHLSILIYNNPHIPSRIDAILHGTLSPEAELVRSAKLLERSGADFIVIPCNTAHFWFAAVQKAVTIPVLHIIDTVAEHLLQSQKYEAQEIMLFATEATIRTGLYQQRLSQKGLAFLTPQPEEQNLISQAIAEVKGGQLKGSPCLEQIRAIMERYRSKGVKAFIAGCTEIPLLFAKVQGDFKTVDPTLLLAQRAVQLARKLERQEQERRALCIRV; this is translated from the coding sequence ATGGCTATGATTGGAGTACTTGGGGGCATGGGTCCCATGGCGACAGCGGATTTGTTTGTGAAGATGATTGAAAACACAAAAGCGCAGACCGATCAGGAACATCTTTCCATTTTGATTTATAACAATCCGCATATTCCTTCACGCATTGACGCTATTTTGCATGGTACGCTCAGCCCGGAGGCGGAGTTGGTGCGGTCAGCGAAATTATTGGAACGTTCAGGGGCTGATTTTATAGTGATTCCCTGTAATACGGCGCATTTTTGGTTTGCAGCGGTGCAAAAGGCGGTAACCATACCGGTATTGCATATTATTGATACGGTAGCGGAGCATTTGTTGCAAAGTCAAAAGTATGAGGCGCAGGAAATCATGTTATTCGCTACGGAAGCGACGATTCGCACCGGACTGTATCAACAACGCTTGAGTCAAAAAGGATTAGCCTTTTTGACGCCGCAGCCGGAAGAACAAAATCTTATTTCCCAGGCAATTGCCGAGGTGAAAGGAGGACAGCTCAAGGGCAGCCCCTGTTTAGAACAGATAAGAGCGATCATGGAGCGCTATCGCAGTAAAGGCGTGAAAGCATTTATTGCCGGCTGTACGGAAATTCCTTTGCTTTTTGCCAAGGTGCAAGGGGATTTTAAAACGGTGGATCCTACGCTGCTTTTAGCACAGCGGGCGGTTCAATTGGCGCGCAAGCTGGAGCGCCAAGAACAAGAACGTCGCGCCTTGTGTATACGGGTATAA
- a CDS encoding pyridoxal phosphate-dependent aminotransferase, giving the protein MNLSRKGLSISPSATLAIDSKAKKLKAEGIDVVGFGAGEPDFDTPVHIKQAAIAAIEAGFTKYTPASGTMTLKEAICAKFKKDNDLDYAPANIVISNGAKHSLVNVFQAICNPGDEVIIPAPFWVSYPEMVKLADGVPVIVYTTEEQGFKFTVDQIRQAVTAKTKAIILNSPSNPTGMVYTREELAELAELAVEKGFYVVSDEIYEKLIYDGKTHVSIASINEKIKAQTIIVNGVSKTYAMTGWRIGYTASAPEIAKIMSNVQSHATSNPNSIAQKAAEAAISGPQDMVATMVEAFVSRRDYMVKRINSMPGVSCVKPNGAFYVMMNISKLMGKELGGRKIQSSDDFADVLLEKANVALVPGSGFGIDTHVRLSYATSQENITKGLDRIEQFLKQG; this is encoded by the coding sequence ATGAACTTATCCCGTAAAGGTTTGTCGATTAGTCCATCCGCAACGCTGGCGATTGATTCTAAGGCAAAAAAGCTGAAAGCGGAAGGCATCGATGTGGTTGGTTTCGGCGCTGGTGAGCCGGATTTTGATACGCCTGTACATATAAAGCAAGCAGCGATTGCTGCGATTGAAGCTGGCTTTACCAAGTACACGCCTGCTTCGGGAACGATGACTTTGAAAGAAGCCATTTGCGCCAAATTCAAAAAAGACAATGACTTAGACTATGCTCCGGCTAACATTGTTATCAGCAACGGCGCTAAGCATTCATTGGTCAATGTGTTCCAGGCCATTTGCAATCCTGGGGACGAAGTAATCATTCCTGCGCCTTTCTGGGTTAGCTATCCGGAGATGGTTAAATTGGCCGATGGCGTGCCTGTTATTGTTTATACAACCGAAGAACAAGGCTTTAAATTTACGGTAGACCAAATTCGCCAGGCGGTAACGGCGAAGACGAAAGCCATTATCCTCAATAGCCCCAGCAATCCTACCGGTATGGTTTACACTCGCGAAGAACTGGCGGAGTTGGCGGAACTAGCTGTAGAAAAAGGCTTTTATGTGGTTTCCGACGAAATTTACGAAAAGCTGATCTATGATGGCAAAACCCATGTCAGCATCGCCAGCATCAATGAAAAAATTAAAGCCCAGACGATTATTGTCAACGGCGTGTCCAAAACCTACGCGATGACTGGCTGGCGTATTGGCTATACGGCTTCGGCCCCGGAAATTGCCAAGATTATGAGCAACGTGCAAAGCCATGCGACGTCTAACCCGAATTCCATCGCCCAAAAAGCGGCGGAAGCGGCAATTAGCGGTCCGCAGGATATGGTAGCTACCATGGTGGAGGCCTTTGTCAGCCGTCGAGACTACATGGTGAAGCGAATCAACAGCATGCCAGGCGTATCCTGTGTCAAACCGAACGGTGCTTTTTATGTAATGATGAATATTTCTAAACTGATGGGCAAGGAATTGGGGGGGCGCAAAATTCAAAGCTCCGATGATTTTGCCGATGTTTTATTGGAAAAAGCGAACGTTGCCTTGGTTCCTGGATCCGGTTTTGGCATTGACACCCATGTGCGTTTGTCTTATGCCACTTCGCAGGAAAATATCACCAAAGGGCTGGATCGGATTGAGCAGTTCTTAAAGCAAGGCTAA
- a CDS encoding acyltransferase family protein — protein sequence MKGCDFMLHSAAGRLYFLDNLRAAIILLVIIFHIALGYIAPPLPWWYVVDTQTSQAFIPFTLTVDVFIMPVMFWIAGYFTLPVLQRKGIGSFFRNKFYRIVLPWLAGAILVAPAMTYMIWFSRSATPPPYLYFWQNIFFLLQVFNHAHYWFLGLLFYFYLLVGCLQTWRPGWLKKASSPAAPTVSFFALFTLLCSLAFFVPTLLVPADTWFGGLYIVCFQPARLGICLFYFLLGLHAWRNSWFTSASAYAPKLRNWLLLVIPATLAFTLYRLSMPQELTVLLKAGHALLHSLFCLCMFMTLLCLFQRYINYSGSFWRNLAASSYAIYILHQLIVLPIAYIVQKWQFPILPKYLLVCAVCLILCYAAGYTATRLLGNLPKSSSLEDRKQNTK from the coding sequence ATGAAAGGTTGTGACTTTATGCTCCACTCCGCCGCAGGCCGCTTATACTTTTTAGACAATCTACGCGCAGCCATCATCCTCTTAGTTATTATTTTTCACATCGCTTTAGGTTACATCGCCCCTCCCTTGCCCTGGTGGTATGTTGTCGACACGCAAACCAGTCAAGCCTTTATACCTTTTACCCTTACGGTTGACGTCTTTATTATGCCAGTTATGTTCTGGATTGCCGGCTATTTTACATTGCCGGTCTTACAGCGCAAAGGCATCGGTTCCTTTTTCCGCAACAAGTTCTACCGCATCGTTCTTCCCTGGCTAGCAGGCGCCATTCTGGTGGCTCCCGCCATGACTTACATGATCTGGTTCAGCCGATCCGCCACTCCTCCGCCCTATCTCTATTTTTGGCAAAACATATTCTTTTTGCTACAAGTATTCAATCATGCTCACTATTGGTTTCTAGGACTCTTGTTTTACTTCTACCTTTTGGTAGGCTGTCTGCAGACCTGGCGACCAGGTTGGTTAAAAAAAGCATCCTCTCCCGCCGCCCCCACGGTCTCTTTTTTCGCCCTATTCACTCTTTTGTGCTCACTAGCCTTCTTCGTGCCTACTTTGCTCGTGCCAGCCGATACTTGGTTTGGCGGATTATATATAGTATGCTTTCAGCCTGCGCGCCTAGGAATATGTCTGTTCTATTTCCTCTTAGGCCTTCATGCCTGGCGAAACTCCTGGTTTACGTCAGCTTCCGCCTACGCTCCTAAACTGCGAAACTGGCTCCTCTTAGTCATCCCGGCTACACTTGCATTTACCTTGTATCGCCTTAGCATGCCCCAAGAGCTCACCGTACTGCTTAAAGCCGGTCACGCGCTACTGCACTCGCTTTTCTGTCTTTGCATGTTCATGACCCTGTTATGCTTATTCCAACGCTATATAAATTACAGTGGCTCCTTCTGGCGCAATTTAGCCGCCTCTTCCTATGCCATCTATATCCTCCATCAATTGATCGTGCTGCCGATTGCCTACATCGTACAAAAGTGGCAATTCCCCATTCTGCCGAAATACCTTCTGGTTTGCGCTGTTTGCCTGATACTTTGCTACGCTGCCGGATACACAGCTACCCGCCTACTGGGAAACCTGCCGAAGTCTAGCTCACTTGAGGACAGGAAACAAAACACAAAGTAA